The proteins below come from a single Anguilla rostrata isolate EN2019 chromosome 3, ASM1855537v3, whole genome shotgun sequence genomic window:
- the LOC135251299 gene encoding ATP synthase subunit delta, mitochondrial-like, with protein sequence MLAARFLLRRSLPVLRQTRCYADAPSTAPQMSFTFASPTQVFFNGASVKQVDVPTLTGAFGILPAHVPTLQVLRPGVVTVFGDDGTATKFFVSSGSVTVNADSSVQLLAEEAVTLDSLDLAAAKANLEKAQSDLLATADEAARTEVLISIEANEAIVKALE encoded by the exons ATGTTGGCTGCAAGGTTCCTTCTCCGCCGTTCCCTCCCTGTTTTGCGCCAAACCCGATGTTACGCCGACGCTCCTTCCACTGCGCCCCAGATGTCCTTCACTTTCGCCTCGCCGACTCAG GTGTTTTTTAACGGAGCGAGCGTGAAGCAGGTGGACGTGCCGACGCTGACGGGGGCGTTCGGCATCCTGCCCGCGCACGTGCCCACGCTGCAGGTCCTGCGGCCCGGCGTGGTCACCGTGTTCGGCGACGACGGCACCGCTACAAAATTTTTCG TGAGCAGCGGGTCGGTCACGGTGAACGCAGACTCCTCCGTTCAGCTCCTCGCTGAAGAGGCGGTGACTCTGGACAGCTTGGACTTGGCG GCAGCCAAAGCGAACCTGGAGAAGGCCCAGTCCGACCTGCTGGCCACCGCGGACGAGGCGGCCCGCACGGAGGTGCTGATCAGCATCGAGGCCAACGAGGCCATTGTCAAGGCGCTGGAGTAG